A genome region from Manihot esculenta cultivar AM560-2 chromosome 5, M.esculenta_v8, whole genome shotgun sequence includes the following:
- the LOC110614638 gene encoding uncharacterized protein LOC110614638, translating into MGCERRSSHIICAIFYIWFLLFSSVYGSIGNDPESLDASIYNYAMETLAKRRTGTLLNVSLPANFSGIRASVIRLRSSTLWDRGANFESFYIPTRVVTFPFVRRIAIVYHNLGNWSSYYYKVPGYTLVTPVVGFMAYDASNLSTSANGTLKFIVLDSPIVVSFPNSTIAELKHGNAEAKCVKFSDGGLVEFRNLTEGRCVTQGDGHFSIAIPSPESKKKKSWARWVIGFGAGFIGLILVVLIIIIACKIVRSEKMRKMEEESEKGVAFDTKWIGRSKMPSASMVRTQPVLEHEPLFVIW; encoded by the exons ATGGGTTGTGAAAGAAGAAGCTCGCATATCATCTGCGCAATCTTCTATATCTGGTTTTTGTTATTTTCCAGCGTTTATGGGTCAATCGGCAATGATCCTGAGTCCTTAGACGCATCGATTTACAATTACGCAATGGAAACATTAGCAAAGCGACGTACAGGTACTCTGCTGAACGTTTCTCTTCCTGCAAATTTCTCTGGCATACGAGCTTCAGTTATTAGATTAAGAAGCAGTACTTTGTGGGATAGAGGAGCCAATTTTGAGTCCTTCTATATCCCAACAAGAGTTGTTACATTTCCATTTGTCAGGAGAATAGCTATTGTATATCACAACTTGGGGAATTGGTCTTCTTACTACTATAAAGTCCCTGGTTATACTCTAGTTACTCCTGTTGTTGGTTTCATGGCTTACGATGCTTCAAATTTAAGCACATCAGCCAATGGAACTCTCAAGTTCATCGTCCTGGATTCACCCATTGTGGTCAGTTTTCCCAATTCTACGATTGCGGAATTAAAACATGGCAATGCAGAAGCGAAATGTGTAAAATTTTCTGATGGTGGATTGGTCGAGTTCAGGAATTTAACAGAAGGTAGATGCGTCACACAAGGAGATGGCCATTTTTCCATTGCTATTCCTTCTCCagaaagcaagaaaaagaagagttGGGCAAGGTGGGTGATAGGATTTGGAGCTGGATTCATAGGACTGATTTTGGTGGTGTTGATTATCATCATAGCCTGTAAAATAGTGAGGAgtgagaaaatgagaaaaatggAAGAAGAATCAGAAAAAGGGGTAGCTTTTGACACAAAATGGATTGGGAGGAGTAAAATGCCTTCTGCTTCAATGGTTAGAACACAGCCAGTCCTTGAGCATG AACCATTATTTGTAATTTGGTGA